The Pseudopipra pipra isolate bDixPip1 chromosome 6, bDixPip1.hap1, whole genome shotgun sequence genome includes a region encoding these proteins:
- the CDKN3 gene encoding cyclin-dependent kinase inhibitor 3 isoform X3, with the protein MLRWAGPVRTGGGAMVNPPSAAPADGFASSDDEAAEEDPSPLHISWLSLSPLYSSKFLGLCSLPGCRFKDVRRNLQKDVGELKNCGIQDIFVLCTRGELLKYRVPNLIDTYQQHGLCVHHHPIPDGNAPDIATCCEILEELRSCLENNRKTMIHCYGGLGRSCLVAACLLLQLSDTLAPQQVIESLRNLRGSGAIQTIKYNFLHDFRENLAAHLATTDTVPRSASR; encoded by the exons ATGCTGAGGTGGGCGGGGCCAGTTCGAACGGGTGGCGGCGCCATGGTGAACCCG CCCAGCGCGGCGCCCGCCGACGGCTTCGCCTCCTCAGACGACGAGGCCGCCGAGGAGGACCCGAGCCCGCTCCACATCTCCTG GTTGTCTTTGTCTCCTCTCTACTCTTCCAAGTTCCTGGGATTATGCTCCCTTCCAG GTTGCAGGTTTAAGGATGTCAGGAGGAATCTTCAGAAGGATGTAG GAGAACTGAAGAACTGTGGGATCCAGGACATATTTGTGCTCTGTACCAGAGGAGAGCTCTTAAAATACCGAGTGCCAAACCTGATAGACACCTACCAACAGCACGGGCTGTGTGTGCACCaccatcccattcctgatggGAACGCTCCTGACATTGCCACGTGCTGCGAAATCCTGGAAGAGCTCAGAAGCTGCCTGGAAAATAACCGGAAAACAATGATACA ctgttaCGGTGGCCTCGGGCGCTCCTGTCTCG TGGCTGCctgtctcctgctccagctctcGGACACACTGGCACCTCAGCAGGTGATAGAGAGCCTCAGGAACCTGAGGGGATCCGGGGCCATACAGACCATCAAG TACAATTTCCTCCATGATTTCCGGGAGAACCTGGCTGCACACCTGGCAACGACGGACACGGTGCCGAGATCGGCATCGCGGtag
- the CDKN3 gene encoding cyclin-dependent kinase inhibitor 3 isoform X4, which yields MLRWAGPVRTGGGAMVNPPSAAPADGFASSDDEAAEEDPSPLHISWLSLSPLYSSKFLGLCSLPGELKNCGIQDIFVLCTRGELLKYRVPNLIDTYQQHGLCVHHHPIPDGNAPDIATCCEILEELRSCLENNRKTMIHCYGGLGRSCLVAACLLLQLSDTLAPQQVIESLRNLRGSGAIQTIKQYNFLHDFRENLAAHLATTDTVPRSASR from the exons ATGCTGAGGTGGGCGGGGCCAGTTCGAACGGGTGGCGGCGCCATGGTGAACCCG CCCAGCGCGGCGCCCGCCGACGGCTTCGCCTCCTCAGACGACGAGGCCGCCGAGGAGGACCCGAGCCCGCTCCACATCTCCTG GTTGTCTTTGTCTCCTCTCTACTCTTCCAAGTTCCTGGGATTATGCTCCCTTCCAG GAGAACTGAAGAACTGTGGGATCCAGGACATATTTGTGCTCTGTACCAGAGGAGAGCTCTTAAAATACCGAGTGCCAAACCTGATAGACACCTACCAACAGCACGGGCTGTGTGTGCACCaccatcccattcctgatggGAACGCTCCTGACATTGCCACGTGCTGCGAAATCCTGGAAGAGCTCAGAAGCTGCCTGGAAAATAACCGGAAAACAATGATACA ctgttaCGGTGGCCTCGGGCGCTCCTGTCTCG TGGCTGCctgtctcctgctccagctctcGGACACACTGGCACCTCAGCAGGTGATAGAGAGCCTCAGGAACCTGAGGGGATCCGGGGCCATACAGACCATCAAG CAGTACAATTTCCTCCATGATTTCCGGGAGAACCTGGCTGCACACCTGGCAACGACGGACACGGTGCCGAGATCGGCATCGCGGtag
- the CDKN3 gene encoding cyclin-dependent kinase inhibitor 3 isoform X2 translates to MLRWAGPVRTGGGAMVNPPSAAPADGFASSDDEAAEEDPSPLHISWLSLSPLYSSKFLGLCSLPGCRFKDVRRNLQKDVGELKNCGIQDIFVLCTRGELLKYRVPNLIDTYQQHGLCVHHHPIPDGNAPDIATCCEILEELRSCLENNRKTMIHCYGGLGRSCLVAACLLLQLSDTLAPQQVIESLRNLRGSGAIQTIKQYNFLHDFRENLAAHLATTDTVPRSASR, encoded by the exons ATGCTGAGGTGGGCGGGGCCAGTTCGAACGGGTGGCGGCGCCATGGTGAACCCG CCCAGCGCGGCGCCCGCCGACGGCTTCGCCTCCTCAGACGACGAGGCCGCCGAGGAGGACCCGAGCCCGCTCCACATCTCCTG GTTGTCTTTGTCTCCTCTCTACTCTTCCAAGTTCCTGGGATTATGCTCCCTTCCAG GTTGCAGGTTTAAGGATGTCAGGAGGAATCTTCAGAAGGATGTAG GAGAACTGAAGAACTGTGGGATCCAGGACATATTTGTGCTCTGTACCAGAGGAGAGCTCTTAAAATACCGAGTGCCAAACCTGATAGACACCTACCAACAGCACGGGCTGTGTGTGCACCaccatcccattcctgatggGAACGCTCCTGACATTGCCACGTGCTGCGAAATCCTGGAAGAGCTCAGAAGCTGCCTGGAAAATAACCGGAAAACAATGATACA ctgttaCGGTGGCCTCGGGCGCTCCTGTCTCG TGGCTGCctgtctcctgctccagctctcGGACACACTGGCACCTCAGCAGGTGATAGAGAGCCTCAGGAACCTGAGGGGATCCGGGGCCATACAGACCATCAAG CAGTACAATTTCCTCCATGATTTCCGGGAGAACCTGGCTGCACACCTGGCAACGACGGACACGGTGCCGAGATCGGCATCGCGGtag
- the CDKN3 gene encoding cyclin-dependent kinase inhibitor 3 isoform X1 codes for MVNPVRDRDGGRGTAQGPGPQVSPSLSPQPSAAPADGFASSDDEAAEEDPSPLHISWLSLSPLYSSKFLGLCSLPGCRFKDVRRNLQKDVGELKNCGIQDIFVLCTRGELLKYRVPNLIDTYQQHGLCVHHHPIPDGNAPDIATCCEILEELRSCLENNRKTMIHCYGGLGRSCLVAACLLLQLSDTLAPQQVIESLRNLRGSGAIQTIKQYNFLHDFRENLAAHLATTDTVPRSASR; via the exons ATGGTGAACCCGGTGAGGGATCGGGATGGGggccggggcacagcccagggtCCTGGCCCCCAGGTGAGCCCCTCGCTCTCCCCGCAGCCCAGCGCGGCGCCCGCCGACGGCTTCGCCTCCTCAGACGACGAGGCCGCCGAGGAGGACCCGAGCCCGCTCCACATCTCCTG GTTGTCTTTGTCTCCTCTCTACTCTTCCAAGTTCCTGGGATTATGCTCCCTTCCAG GTTGCAGGTTTAAGGATGTCAGGAGGAATCTTCAGAAGGATGTAG GAGAACTGAAGAACTGTGGGATCCAGGACATATTTGTGCTCTGTACCAGAGGAGAGCTCTTAAAATACCGAGTGCCAAACCTGATAGACACCTACCAACAGCACGGGCTGTGTGTGCACCaccatcccattcctgatggGAACGCTCCTGACATTGCCACGTGCTGCGAAATCCTGGAAGAGCTCAGAAGCTGCCTGGAAAATAACCGGAAAACAATGATACA ctgttaCGGTGGCCTCGGGCGCTCCTGTCTCG TGGCTGCctgtctcctgctccagctctcGGACACACTGGCACCTCAGCAGGTGATAGAGAGCCTCAGGAACCTGAGGGGATCCGGGGCCATACAGACCATCAAG CAGTACAATTTCCTCCATGATTTCCGGGAGAACCTGGCTGCACACCTGGCAACGACGGACACGGTGCCGAGATCGGCATCGCGGtag